DNA from Hippoglossus hippoglossus isolate fHipHip1 chromosome 1, fHipHip1.pri, whole genome shotgun sequence:
taaataaaaagggTAATTCATATTGTGAAGGTGGTTAAGAGAAGATTCAGCGACTGGGCCACAGGCCACATGGCAGCTTCTGACATTTCACTGGTGAAACAGGATTGTAAATGTCAGAAGGAAAATAGGACAAATTCCAGCATTAAATCATGAGACTACAGTTATTTATACTGGATTTAAAATGTCCACTGGCTTCTGTCATTCAGGGTCAAAGACTCAAGAGAAAATCCTCggtgtgttttttgacattttcatcttgGTGGGAAAGCAATCAGGCATATTAAGGGGACTCTATGGGTGAGTGCGGTTAAGTGtggatccaaatgaaaatccagATCTGGCAGAAGAGATGTTGCATCTCAATGGGAGCTTcctggtaaaataaaataataataaatcatttgttttgagTATAAAACACTGTGACTCACCTTAAACTTGCCCTCGCTTGAGAAGATGCTGACCCACTTGTTGTCATAGTCGGCGATGATGATGTCACCATTCGGGTGGACGGCCACACCCGTCGGCCGCTGCAGTTGACCCGGCGTCCTGCCCCGGATACCGAAACGACTTTTGAACTGGCCGTCGTTGGAGAAAATCTGTGTCGCGCAAATAAAACAGGAGGTTTAAATATCTGATGTGCAGCAGTTTTAACATGAACAGAGTCAGTTGATGGATAAGGAAAGGAAACTGGATGATGAAGCTCCACCGATGACCTCTGACTTCATCCTTCAACATCTGCAGCATCTGTTTACTGAGAGGAGGAGTCATTGTTTTACCTGGACACACTGGTTGTTGCTGTCTGCGATCAGAACCTTCCCCAGGGAGGAGGCAGTGACTCCCTGCAGGTTCGTGAACTCCCCTTTGTTTCTCCCTTTTGTACCTGAAAGCATGAACACGTGTCATCAATACGTAGCCTCCTTCCTTCTGGAATTCTTACTTTCTTTATCGATTAATCCACCAACTACGTTTATTAAccaattaattaattcattagTCTATAAAATGCCACTCAATAGTAGACAAAGAGCTCATTATAATTTCCCAAATTCTGAGgtgacatcttcaaatgttAACTTTTATTTGACCAACACCAAAActcaaagatattcagtttgcTCATATAGTAATTCAATTAAATAGTAGATTCCATCTTTTGAAAAGCACGAAACCccaaacattttgtatttttgctagtgataaataaattatgaaaaGAGTCAAATTTATTGTTAACCACTGCCAGTCTACAGACAACACACAgtataaaagtgaaaagttcaTATTCCAACTGTTGTGACCTGTATGAATTCAAACTTTAGTCTAGAAGCTATATTTGActtgtgatccagcagagggcgctcactatcAGCTTGTCCTTATGCATGCCCTCTTGCTCACAGTAAAGTGGATCAGTAATGTTATGTTACAAATACATTCAGATGAATTGTGAGTCGTGTAATATTCGTTTGGACTTTTGTCTCACCGATCCTGAAGATGAGGTCGTCCTCGATGGgattctctttcctcctcccgGTGCTGTACATACTGGCCGGCCTCTTGATGGCCTTCTGCTTGACGTGCCCACTGCCCGGGGACTTCAGTCTCTTCTTCACGCCGTCTGAAGTCGGAGACACGTCGATGGACTTGGTGGCCTTTATCTTAAAGGGGCTTCCCTTGATGTGTTGGTCGTACAAACGCAGCGATAAGTTAAGATTCCCCTCTTTCGGGGCTGTGAACAGATACTCGTAAGTGCCGTTCTTGTTGTCCAGTATCTCTCCTTCACCTTTGCTGCCATCGGTTGAGGAGATTTCTGCAGTTATGACCGCGTTACCCATCTTGCACAGTTCTCCATCTTTGTCCTTAGTGGTAACGGTGATGGAGGTGGCCACGCCCACCACGCAGTGCCGTAACGCCTCGCCTGTGGCCACAGACTCGGAGGCCACCGCGTTGGTCGTTACGATGGTGCCCAGGTTGTGGATGGACTTCTTCAGTCCGTCCGTCTCCACGAGGAAGTCCAGCTGGTCGTTCTCCCCCGGCTGCAGAGGGAGCTCCTGGCTGGCCAGCTCTTTGAGACGCTCGCTCATCTGCTTCTTCACCAGCAGCACCTCGGCCTCGGTGCCGTGGCTCAGGGCCTGCTCCGTGAAGTTACAGCTGCTGTTGATGCCATCCTGACCCTGCATCAGGGTGTCCAACTGGGCCTGGAgcacctaacacacacacaacaccaggGGGCAGCATGGGTGAGTGAGTGGATGGAAACACCAGTGGTGACCAAATATTTTTAGACTTAAGATCCTTTAAAAAGCTGTGTTGTCTGGCACCAGGTCAACAGTTAGTGTGCCAGTATCTTATATTTGAGGAAAAACCTGAAACTATAAAGATAATCTTGTGAAGCAAAGATGtatattgttcttttttcttcttttattcatctCAAAGCCCTGCAGAtttgattaatctgattaattcCCAGGTTGGATCCACGGAAAACGCCCTCACATAAAAGCCCAGCCAGCTCCACTGCTTTGTaagaatgaaagtgaaaataatgctgcagaatataaataaaatctggaACATAATTCGTCAGCATGAAGGCAGTGAGAGCGTATCTCGGTACGAACATGGTggcaaaacacacagtgtgttgttgttatgtTAATGTACAAACTGAAGACCTCACTGTCAGAAATACACAGCTGAAGCTTCGGTGCAGGGAAACAGAAGAACATCTGTCAGACGTGGTTATGTCATCATGTGGGGACGAGCAGAGTCTGCTTGTGAAGTTACTTTCACATTTACTGACCAATAACAAGAGAATCAGGCTCAACCACCAACGCTACCAAGTCAAACACATTCTAGATGTTTTCTCACGTCACTAAAGTGTTAAACTGCTAAACTGCTTTAATTTCTCTGGACAGTCTGACACCTGCTGGATGTTTGTGGTTTCattgtcttctcctctctgcttctttaACATCAACAAATATATCAttacaaaacataaataatacaaagtAATCTGACATCTGTAGTGTGTTAATAAATATGAACAGGTGAAATTTAGTGTGACTCTGGATAAAAATCTGGATTGTATAAATCAAGATAAGTCTATTTATGGGGTCATTTTCATTCACTTACAGTAACAAACAACTTTCAACCATATTAAAGAACGGTTAATAATATGaacagtttgcagaaaatgaCTGTGCACATTGATGTGATCtaatacatgtatatgcaatatggtgacAATATGGCCACtcatccttggtggaggtgtgtgctctccAAGTGCCCTTCAAGTGTTTCTTATGCATTCAGCTTCGTAACCTGAGCAGAACATGTGATCATTTGAGCAGATAATAAGTTTACATGAGTTACATTTAGATCATGAAATCTGTCTGTACGCTACATGTCAAGATGTCTTTTGTAGTTAATGCTCTCACTGCAGATTTTTAGCTATTTCTCCTGATTACTGGAATAAGAACACACTCATTAAATCACCAAAACAGACTCACCCGCATCTGACCatcacactcctcctcttctcctacAAAAGAGGCCATTATCACATCTGTCTCCGATTACAGCCTCCAAATATCCTTCTCCCTTCACACTCGTTCACGCACTGAcgctctgaacacacacatctacacactgTAAGAACAGACATCTACTGGAGTGAGAGGACCGAGTGTTCGCTGCCTGAAGAGAAAAGCTGTTGTGTTCTCACTGCTCATGATGACACACCCAAACCAGCCAgtcatactgtacatacagtgCACTGGCTCCATCTAGCTACTGCAGCAGCAACTCCCACATCTGACATCCCCCAGTGTTTTGAGTGCACACCAGCCAAGGGACTTGTAAATCATTAGCGGCCCACGTGACGCAGCTCCCAGACTTCCAGGCTCTGAACCGGACCTGGTGATTGGTCGTCTGGATCAGGGTGGTGCACCAGCTCCCCCCCCCGACCCCTCCTTGTCTTTCTGCCTGTTAATCGGCCATCAGACCAGCTGAGCCCAACACACAGCTCTGTCGAGTGGAGCTGTGACAGGTTAAGTGCTTTCCCgaaataaattcaaacaagGTCAGTTCTTTCTCCATTATTTCCTCATGTAATGTCCTCAAACATCTTGATAACGTCTGGTTAATGCAGCCCCAGATATTAACTGCAAAGTGCCGATTACAGAACTCAAACTACACTTATCGTGACGTCCAAAGTCTCAACCACACATCAAGCCGTCTCTCTGAAGCTACACCCTGAGAGCTCTTTGTGTCAGACCCCACCTTCTGCTTGAGGCCGTAGTTGACCTCCAGCTCCATGAGCAGAACGCTCTTGCGGACGTTGAGGGTCTTCTGCAGCTCATCGAACGTGGTGTGGATGTCATCCTCGATGGAGCTCTTCTGACCggtcagctgctgcaggatctCCGACAGCGTCTGCAGGGACGAGTCGATCTCCGGCAACCTGGGAGCGACGGAGGGAGAGCAGGACTGAGTGGAGAAGTCTCATGTATACTGTCGTCAGTCAGCAATCACATGACGGAGCAGCATGCACGAGAACGAGGACTGTGGTTGGTTCATTCATTCCATTACGAATTCCATTATTATGCAGTGTGTTAGGGCTGCTTTGACTTAGGAGGTAGATCCCGGCTTTTCTATCACATATCCTGATGGCTGTAGTGCCATTGTAACGCTGTGTGATCCTGCGTATGAGTGGGTGACTATGGTTTGTGCTGTAAAGCGGTTTGAGTGGTGTAATGACATAGCGCTGCTGTTACCTCTTCTTGACGGCGTCCAGCTGGTCCTGTAGCGAGGCCTTGTGCTGTTCCACGACGTCTTTAAGAGGCACGGTGGGATGTTCTCCGTGTTCGCCGCTGGTACACTCCTCACACATGGCTGTCTCACATGGAGGACAGTAAAACTCCATGACCTAAGCAATGAGAGAAAAGTAAACATGAGACCTAAATAGTGGAGTTTCCAAAAATGTTGATCAGTCCACCATTTTGATCCAGACACAGGCCGCTATGAAATTTTGTACAGTCGAGGTTCATGATCCCCAGAAAGATGAAATCAAGGGACTTTGGCGGCTCGCTGACTTTACCTCCAACTCCACCATAATGttgattttgttgattttgaatGAACGTATTCTGACAATTATTAAATTGATTACACGAGAAGATGGGAAATATACAACTGTGACTCTTACGTTGCCTCCATGGTTGGGGCAGGAGAGCAGCTGGCCTGTAGCCACGGCGGTGATGTTGTTGAGCACGGCGGCCTCCTGGCTGCAGCTGCCCGGCTCCCGCTGCAGCACGTCCATCAGGTTGGTGATGAAGAAGTTGTTCTGCAATGCCGCCACACCCTTCTCCGGCAGGATCGAGGTCTGGCGGCACACGGGGCACGACAGTGTGAGGCTGTGGGCCGGGATGTAGTTCTGCAggcacctggaggaggaggagtattGATGAGTGGGAGCGTTCTGCACAAAGCCGAATCAAGAGGAGTCAAAGATGTGggtggtggagtgtgtgtgggtgtgatgcATTGAGAAGGGGAAAGATGAAAGACTCTGTTATACTGGATACAGACAGTGATGGTATACTGCATGGGATTTAAGACTGTGACTACATGAAGATTTAAACAGAAAGTTGCTTCAATTAGAATCTTATTTTCTcagtttacacaaaaaaaatcttcagGATTCATAAAAACTTTCAGCATCATAATTTACTCAtgtattattagttatttgaccTTTAAGTTGTCCTCTAGAGGTTGAAATCTttattaaatactaaataatCTCAATAATCACATATagaatttctctctctctctctctctctctctctctctctctctctctctctctctctctctctctatcaaaAATCATTGATATTAGCATTCTACATATAGCAGATTTTTAACATAAAGATCTCTGGATTATTTCACAAAAATTctatttaaaattcaaaaaaaacaattcctggatctgcccccttaATCGAATCCAATCCAACATTGGATCAGCTCTTCCTTGGCCCACATCCCATTCTTCCACCTAGTTTCAAGAAACTCAGTTCACTAGTTTTTGTGCAGTCCCAGTTCCAAGACTTTggaaacacaacttccttgcATGGAGGAAGTAAAAAGACGAGTTTCctaaaacaacatgaaactgGACTCACCTCTCACAGAAGGTGTGCAGGCAGGGCAGCACTTTGGGGTTCTCGTAGCGGTCCAGACATATGCTGCAGATCAGGAACTGCTTATCGATCTGACGGACCACAGGGCTGGGGAGAGTGGAGCCTTCACTGGCCATCCTAAAGCTCTGACATGCGagtccctcttcctctttccctgAACCCTGCGGAGcgacacagagacaaagtgagGACGGAGCAAAGTGATCAAAAGGCACACAGCGATGACCTCGGGGACGTGAAGAGGAAATCTGCGGGTGGGGAAGATCAAAGGTTGAAACTCGAAGGAAAAATACCTGCTTCCTTCCAGGAAgaggaaatacacaaacagactcATCAATCAGCGGCTTCAGCTTCTCAAACACAGCCACTGAAGTGTTATGATTAGAAACATTGACGTCAACACATCCTCGATCAGACAGTCAACAAGGCAGAGGAgctgtgtcgtccatcttttataaTCCAGGCAAAGAAACAGAGCCGTGTCTACATGTAACCTCTCATCACTGGTTGTGTTCGCCGGCTGAGTTGAGAACAATTCAACCAAGGACACAGATTCACAGTTGACTGAGCAGCATGAGGACATGTGACCTCATGTTACCTCACATATAGAATGAATTAGTATTGGTATCAGTGTTTTTAGCTCTAAAGCTGCATCCAGACTTGCACTAAACTCTGGATGTTCTTCTGGAATTTTCCAGAGAGGCTGAATGTGAGAGGGCAGATGTCTGGGTCAATAGCTCCAGACATtatctggaacttttcctgccagatAGTAAAATGTGAGggagtgagtgggcgtgttgacaACGTTACGAACATTCGATGGAAACGAAAGtggatgaataaaaataaaaaaagaatacaaatatctcaggatataAAAAGAAGTGGCCTAACCGAAGAAGACGCAggcgaagatgtcaacttggaaagagagacaatgagattcgagagcttttagCGATCAGGGTCAACACCGGAGTCGATgggctgcaaacaaaaacatgtgatttcctcTGACATCtacattatgtcctgcctcctgcatgtggCACCCAGACGCCACTCccgctgcgttcttcatatgtgaaagacaaaactccagaaaatgtccagacccaattttgCTGCCATTTTCCAGaaatcatgtctgaaaatgtcttaaCTGATCCATCAGTTTAGTCACTAGAGGTAAAACTAGACTACATGGTTCGAAAAATACTGAAAGAATAaacattataaattattttcccttaattttaatgttattcattttgttgtgttacatATGTATCTGTGTGACCCCTTAAGAGGTTGGGAAccactgcagagacagaagCATCTTGTATCTGAGCTGCACTGGAGCTTTATCATAAAAAGCACTTTAAGTGATAAATATTTGAT
Protein-coding regions in this window:
- the trim2a gene encoding tripartite motif-containing protein 2 isoform X1, whose product is MASEGSTLPSPVVRQIDKQFLICSICLDRYENPKVLPCLHTFCERCLQNYIPAHSLTLSCPVCRQTSILPEKGVAALQNNFFITNLMDVLQREPGSCSQEAAVLNNITAVATGQLLSCPNHGGNVMEFYCPPCETAMCEECTSGEHGEHPTVPLKDVVEQHKASLQDQLDAVKKRLPEIDSSLQTLSEILQQLTGQKSSIEDDIHTTFDELQKTLNVRKSVLLMELEVNYGLKQKVLQAQLDTLMQGQDGINSSCNFTEQALSHGTEAEVLLVKKQMSERLKELASQELPLQPGENDQLDFLVETDGLKKSIHNLGTIVTTNAVASESVATGEALRHCVVGVATSITVTTKDKDGELCKMGNAVITAEISSTDGSKGEGEILDNKNGTYEYLFTAPKEGNLNLSLRLYDQHIKGSPFKIKATKSIDVSPTSDGVKKRLKSPGSGHVKQKAIKRPASMYSTGRRKENPIEDDLIFRIGTKGRNKGEFTNLQGVTASSLGKVLIADSNNQCVQIFSNDGQFKSRFGIRGRTPGQLQRPTGVAVHPNGDIIIADYDNKWVSIFSSEGKFKNKIGSGKLMGPKGVSVDRNGHIIVVDNKSCCVFIFQLNGKLVTKFGNRGNGDRQFAGTLNGPHFAAVNNNNEIIVTDFHNHSVKVFNTEGEFLLKFGSNGEGNGQFNAPTGVAVDVNGNIIVADWGNSRIQVFDGSGSFLSYINTSADPLYGPQGLALTSDGHVVVADSGNHCFKVYRYLQ
- the trim2a gene encoding tripartite motif-containing protein 2 isoform X2, producing the protein MASEGSTLPSPVVRQIDKQFLICSICLDRYENPKVLPCLHTFCERCLQNYIPAHSLTLSCPVCRQTSILPEKGVAALQNNFFITNLMDVLQREPGSCSQEAAVLNNITAVATGQLLSCPNHGGNVMEFYCPPCETAMCEECTSGEHGEHPTVPLKDVVEQHKASLQDQLDAVKKRLPEIDSSLQTLSEILQQLTGQKSSIEDDIHTTFDELQKTLNVRKSVLLMELEVNYGLKQKVLQAQLDTLMQGQDGINSSCNFTEQALSHGTEAEVLLVKKQMSERLKELASQELPLQPGENDQLDFLVETDGLKKSIHNLGTIVTTNAVASESVATGEALRHCVVGVATSITVTTKDKDGELCKMGNAVITAEISSTDGSKGEGEILDNKNGTYEYLFTAPKEGNLNLSLRLYDQHIKGSPFKIKATKSIDVSPTSDGVKKRLKSPGSGHVKQKAIKRPASMYSTGRRKENPIEDDLIFRIGTKGRNKGEFTNLQGVTASSLGKVLIADSNNQCVQIFSNDGQFKSRFGIRGRTPGQLQRPTGVAVHPNGDIIIADYDNKWVSIFSSEGKFKNKIGSGKLMGPKGVSVDRNGHIIVVDNKSCCVFIFQLNGKLVTKFGNRGNGDRQFAGPHFAAVNNNNEIIVTDFHNHSVKVFNTEGEFLLKFGSNGEGNGQFNAPTGVAVDVNGNIIVADWGNSRIQVFDGSGSFLSYINTSADPLYGPQGLALTSDGHVVVADSGNHCFKVYRYLQ